The stretch of DNA tcaAGTGCAATATTTCATTTCTCAGTTTCATGGCATCTAAGgatatattttccttctctcGGATTACATCCTTCAGTTTGGATGACAGAGCACTAACTTCACCCTCTAATGAGGACTGGAGCTTTTCATATGTGGCCTTGGGTACCATGGCGTCATTAATTGCAGCTTTTTCTTCCAGTAAAGTCTTTTCCAAGCTTCTTAATTCGCTTTCCTTGTTGCTAAGCAGTCGTTTGAGctcatttatttcttcctccATCTCCTTTATGGTATTTCTGAGTGCATTGATTACCTGACGGTGTTCAGTAATTGGCAAAGAGTTTTGTTTTTGAGTGTCTAACAGTTGCTTGAGTTCTTCTGCTTCATCTAATACTTTAGTGTACTGGGATTTCACTTCTGATAactcattttctgctttgtatTTCAAAGAATTTGTTATCTCCATCAGTTTCTCATGTTCATCTCTAGGAATGTAGTCTGAAGTTATATCATCTagagtttttttcttcctgtagtCTTCAAGCTCTGTTTGTGCTTCTTTGTACAACTGAGACAATTCAGTAAGTTGCCTGTTGAGCTCATCTATTGTTCTGTGCATCAcatctttcctttctccagcttcagcaCTAGATTCCAACTGCATCTGGTTTGTCAACTTGTCCTGTAGCCTTTTAATTTCCTCTTGCCCTTCCTTGTACCTCTCAATCAGCAGTGCTTTCTCTTGATTAATGTTATCAATAACTGAACAATATGAATTCTTCATTTCCTCACACTCTTCCACAGACAATTTGCCTGCCACATTCTGCTCTCTGTCTTCAAACATTTTCTGTAGCTctctcactttttctttttgtctttcactTTCCTCCAATGCTTTCTTTAATTCTTGCTTAAGTCCTTCAACTTCTCCATATGTAACCAACATAGTCAGATCAGAACTGGTTTCTTCACTTTCAGAGCAAACAAGACCTGGCTTCTTTTGCCTTTGTACATTCAAAACCTCTTTCACAGCTTCCTCATGCCTATTTTGAGTTTCTTGGAACTTCCAATTAATATCAGAACCATTTTCTGAAATGTCTGGGCTATTTAAATGGCCTGTTTCTGGGACTCTAGATTGGACTTGAGTTTCCACATGTTTTCTTTTGGCTTCAGAATTCTCtaattttctctgcacatcCTGTAAGTCTTCCTGCAGGTACTTCATTTTTACTTCTCTAGGGCTTGTCAACTTTTCTTGGATTTGAGTGGCATTTAATGTAGGCTTCAGCTCCTGTGTCAAGAACTCATTTTGTCTCTCTGCTGTTTGGTCAAACTGTGTTTGGGTTGAATAAGATTCTACGGCTGAATCCCCTTCTTTAGGTGCTCTTTCCtgtccaaaaaaacccaccaacatTTGCACAATAAAAACAAGTACATGATTCTATTTTTTTAGACTACAGTAAGCAAGGAATATTGCCACATCCTACAAACAGATGATTAAAGAGCCATGGAAGAAAGTTCTAGAAAAGCTAAAAACTCAGCTTCTCCCATTTGTCATCTACAGTGAGAGAAGGCAGTAAGTGCCAAGCTCCTCTGAAAGTCTGGGCTGAGCTCCATAAGCTAATAATCAAAGCTATGCAAATTAAAATCTGCTAGCACAACTCTTAACAACTTATTTTAGAATGTGGTTATCATAATAAACAAAGTTATTCAGCAATTTATGGGAAAAGTGAGAAGATCAAAACACTGATTTAATCCTTTGGGGCAGAGCATTTCCATGATCTTACCAACAAGCTTGTTAAAAGATCTTCACAGTACAACTCTTTAAAACAGTAAGAAGCTCTTTGTTCTGCCTAGCAGATTAAGACAGCACCAGAACAGCACAAAAATATGCCACCTGTAATTTGTCCTGCAGCTCTTTATTGTGCAATGTCAGAGAGGCAATTTTTGCTTGCATCAACAGAAATAGATCTTGTTGGTCAGCTTCAGAACTTGCATCCAATAAACTATCAGCacctttggagaaaaaaaaaatattcaaaagctTTCAGAGAGGTGAAATGCTAGTTAATTAGTTATTCCAACAGTACAAATTAAACAGTTTGTTCCCATGACCACCTAATGACTGAGCAAGCAAACTATTCCTACAAACTCCCTAAGAATGTCTTAAGTTAATGCAATAGACGCAGGATGTTTTGAGGGGGAGCTGCTTGTGGAATTACAACACATCACTCTCAATACTTAGTGTGTCTCCTGTTCTAAGTGGAAAGGTACGGAGGT from Poecile atricapillus isolate bPoeAtr1 chromosome Z, bPoeAtr1.hap1, whole genome shotgun sequence encodes:
- the RAI14 gene encoding ankycorbin isoform X1; the encoded protein is MKSLKAKFRKSDTNEWNKNDDRLLQAVENGDPEKVASLLGKKGASATKQDSEGKTAFHLAATKGHAECLRIMVTHGADVTAQDGAGHSALHLAAKNSHPDCVKRLLQSKCPADSTDNSGKTALHYAAACGCLQAVQLLCEHKCPINIKDLDGNIPLLLAVQHGHTEVCKYLLDHGADINTRDKNGRTALMMACEASSLNMVDAFLRRGADVSLVDVFGQNALHYAKLSENTGIQNLLSSKISQDAEAKSPTKAKQHDQGSKLSSERSGTPKKRKAPPPPISPIQINDLSSPHSSTSTPMTGKGHTFFADQVCKQEEFSSLHRDNKDGLSDSTTGADSLLDASSEADQQDLFLLMQAKIASLTLHNKELQDKLQERAPKEGDSAVESYSTQTQFDQTAERQNEFLTQELKPTLNATQIQEKLTSPREVKMKYLQEDLQDVQRKLENSEAKRKHVETQVQSRVPETGHLNSPDISENGSDINWKFQETQNRHEEAVKEVLNVQRQKKPGLVCSESEETSSDLTMLVTYGEVEGLKQELKKALEESERQKEKVRELQKMFEDREQNVAGKLSVEECEEMKNSYCSVIDNINQEKALLIERYKEGQEEIKRLQDKLTNQMQLESSAEAGERKDVMHRTIDELNRQLTELSQLYKEAQTELEDYRKKKTLDDITSDYIPRDEHEKLMEITNSLKYKAENELSEVKSQYTKVLDEAEELKQLLDTQKQNSLPITEHRQVINALRNTIKEMEEEINELKRLLSNKESELRSLEKTLLEEKAAINDAMVPKATYEKLQSSLEGEVSALSSKLKDVIREKENISLDAMKLRNEILHLKEAKEGMHTLLEAKEQEVADLQHKYHQVQEALIEMKNSSKIEEDKDKKINEMSKEISKLKEALNSLSQLSYSTSAPKRQSQQLEVLQQQVKQLQNQLTETKKQHQEIVSVYRMHLLYAVQGQMDEDVQKVLKQILSMCKSQSQKK
- the RAI14 gene encoding ankycorbin isoform X2, which produces MKSLKAKFRKSDTNEWNKNDDRLLQAVENGDPEKVASLLGKKGASATKQDSEGKTAFHLAATKGHAECLRIMVTHGADVTAQDGAGHSALHLAAKNSHPDCVKRLLQSKCPADSTDNSGKTALHYAAACGCLQAVQLLCEHKCPINIKDLDGNIPLLLAVQHGHTEVCKYLLDHGADINTRDKNGRTALMMACEASSLNMVDAFLRRGADVSLVDVFGQNALHYAKLSENTGIQNLLSSKISQDAEAKSPTKAKQINDLSSPHSSTSTPMTGKGHTFFADQVCKQEEFSSLHRDNKDGLSDSTTGADSLLDASSEADQQDLFLLMQAKIASLTLHNKELQDKLQERAPKEGDSAVESYSTQTQFDQTAERQNEFLTQELKPTLNATQIQEKLTSPREVKMKYLQEDLQDVQRKLENSEAKRKHVETQVQSRVPETGHLNSPDISENGSDINWKFQETQNRHEEAVKEVLNVQRQKKPGLVCSESEETSSDLTMLVTYGEVEGLKQELKKALEESERQKEKVRELQKMFEDREQNVAGKLSVEECEEMKNSYCSVIDNINQEKALLIERYKEGQEEIKRLQDKLTNQMQLESSAEAGERKDVMHRTIDELNRQLTELSQLYKEAQTELEDYRKKKTLDDITSDYIPRDEHEKLMEITNSLKYKAENELSEVKSQYTKVLDEAEELKQLLDTQKQNSLPITEHRQVINALRNTIKEMEEEINELKRLLSNKESELRSLEKTLLEEKAAINDAMVPKATYEKLQSSLEGEVSALSSKLKDVIREKENISLDAMKLRNEILHLKEAKEGMHTLLEAKEQEVADLQHKYHQVQEALIEMKNSSKIEEDKDKKINEMSKEISKLKEALNSLSQLSYSTSAPKRQSQQLEVLQQQVKQLQNQLTETKKQHQEIVSVYRMHLLYAVQGQMDEDVQKVLKQILSMCKSQSQKK